Proteins found in one Rhodospirillales bacterium genomic segment:
- the cysC gene encoding adenylyl-sulfate kinase codes for MPASGSAPAASKDIDAALSTQNEKGHVRCIICGSVDDGKSTLLGRLLHDSRTVFEDQLSAAKAESPTYGTQGDAVDLALLVDGLQAEREQGITIDVAHRNFETDSRRFIAIDAPGHEQYTRNMVTGASTADLAIVVIDACKGVLTQTRRHSYIVSLMGIRQVILAVNKMDLVAYDRSVFRSIVEAYEAFANELGIESVTAIPLSALTGVNVFESGEDTPWYLGPTLVEVLDACRLPRNEVTGGFRLPVQWVNRPNSEFRGLSGNVVSGSVERGMTVVVSPSGSRSTVERILGPSGDLDRAIEGQAITLVLANEIDVSRGDMISDNGQPPALADQFAAHLIWLDTDAMLPERPYLARFASASAVAQITDLTHRIDMDTLGRLAAKTLQLNEVGYCKISLDRPVPFDAYAKDRKTGGFVLIDRFTNATVGAGVISFALRRATNIIWQQMKVDKAERARVNRQKPCVLWMTGLSGAGKSTIADRLEQKLQAMGKHTYLLDGDNVRHGLNRDLGFTDRDRVENIRRVAEVAKLMVDAGLIVIVSFISPFRSERTMARTLLQEGEFVEIFVDTPLEVCEARDPKGLYAKARSGKLANFTGIDSPYEPPQNPELRIDTTVLSADDAADAVVQLLLSQE; via the coding sequence ATGCCGGCCAGCGGGAGTGCGCCGGCCGCGTCAAAAGACATCGATGCCGCCCTTTCAACGCAGAATGAAAAAGGGCATGTCCGCTGCATCATCTGCGGTTCCGTCGATGACGGCAAATCAACGCTTCTAGGGCGGCTGCTGCACGATTCCAGGACGGTCTTCGAAGACCAGCTTTCGGCGGCCAAGGCGGAGAGTCCAACCTACGGTACCCAGGGTGATGCGGTTGATCTCGCCTTACTGGTCGACGGCCTGCAGGCGGAACGCGAACAAGGCATCACCATTGACGTCGCGCATCGCAATTTCGAGACGGACAGCAGAAGATTCATCGCGATCGATGCGCCCGGCCACGAACAGTACACGCGAAACATGGTCACCGGTGCCTCCACGGCTGATCTCGCAATAGTTGTGATCGATGCCTGCAAGGGGGTTCTGACCCAGACTCGCCGACACAGTTACATCGTGTCGCTCATGGGCATCCGCCAAGTGATCCTGGCGGTCAACAAGATGGATCTGGTCGCATACGACCGCTCCGTATTCCGGTCCATCGTCGAGGCATACGAAGCGTTTGCGAATGAACTGGGAATCGAATCCGTGACGGCAATTCCGCTGTCCGCACTGACCGGCGTGAACGTCTTCGAGTCTGGCGAAGATACGCCCTGGTACCTCGGGCCGACGCTCGTGGAAGTATTGGACGCCTGCAGACTCCCCAGGAACGAGGTGACGGGGGGATTCCGTTTACCGGTGCAGTGGGTCAATCGCCCCAATTCGGAGTTCCGAGGCCTCAGCGGCAACGTGGTCTCCGGCTCAGTGGAACGCGGGATGACAGTTGTCGTCAGTCCGTCCGGCTCGCGATCGACCGTCGAGCGCATCCTCGGGCCGTCCGGCGACCTGGACCGGGCGATCGAGGGCCAGGCGATCACGCTCGTGCTCGCCAACGAAATCGACGTTAGCCGCGGCGACATGATCTCCGACAACGGACAGCCGCCAGCGCTTGCCGATCAGTTTGCTGCTCACCTCATCTGGTTGGACACGGATGCCATGCTGCCGGAACGGCCCTATCTGGCTCGTTTTGCCAGCGCCTCTGCCGTCGCCCAGATCACGGACCTTACCCACCGTATCGACATGGATACCCTGGGCCGATTGGCTGCCAAGACACTCCAACTGAACGAAGTTGGGTACTGCAAGATTTCGCTCGACCGCCCAGTCCCCTTCGATGCTTACGCAAAGGATCGCAAAACGGGTGGTTTCGTACTTATCGACAGGTTCACCAATGCCACGGTCGGCGCCGGCGTGATCAGCTTCGCGCTTCGCCGCGCGACCAACATCATTTGGCAGCAGATGAAGGTGGACAAGGCGGAGCGAGCGCGGGTCAACCGACAAAAGCCCTGTGTCCTATGGATGACTGGCCTCTCCGGGGCCGGCAAGTCGACGATCGCCGATCGACTGGAACAGAAGCTCCAGGCGATGGGAAAACACACTTACCTGCTCGACGGAGACAACGTCCGACATGGCCTGAACAGGGATCTCGGCTTTACCGACCGGGACCGGGTGGAGAATATTCGCCGGGTCGCCGAAGTTGCAAAGCTGATGGTGGACGCCGGGCTCATCGTCATCGTTTCCTTCATCTCACCGTTTCGATCCGAACGGACCATGGCCCGAACGCTGCTACAGGAAGGAGAGTTTGTCGAGATCTTTGTCGATACCCCGCTGGAGGTCTGCGAGGCACGCGATCCCAAGGGGCTCTATGCGAAAGCCCGCAGTGGCAAGCTGGCGAATTTCACCGGCATCGATTCGCCATACGAGCCGCCACAAAACCCCGAACTACGAATTGACACGACCGTGCTTTCCGCCGACGACGCGGCGGATGCGGTGGTGCAATTGCTGCTTTCCCAGGAATAG
- the cysD gene encoding sulfate adenylyltransferase subunit CysD: MKHLDRLESESIHIMREVVAEFRNPVMLYSIGKDSSVMLHLALKAFAPGNLPFPLLHVDTTWKFRDMIRFRDVTAARHGINLIVHVNRDGLERGVSPVTHGSRVHTEVMKTEALKQALDIHGFDAAFGGARRDEEKSRAKERIFSFRSSTHRWDPKSQRPELWNLYNTRVLPGESVRVFPLSNWTELDVWQYIEREDIPVVPLYFAAVRPTVERGGLLVMVDDERLPLDPGETPREMLVRFRTLGCYPLTGAIPSSAASVPEIMAELRQSRASEREGRVIDYDQLGSMEKKKQEGYF; this comes from the coding sequence CTGAAACATCTGGACCGCCTGGAATCGGAAAGCATTCACATCATGCGGGAGGTCGTCGCCGAATTCCGCAACCCGGTGATGCTGTATTCGATCGGCAAGGACTCGAGCGTCATGCTTCACTTGGCGCTCAAGGCCTTCGCGCCCGGAAACCTCCCCTTTCCGCTGCTGCATGTCGACACGACGTGGAAGTTCCGCGACATGATCCGGTTTCGTGACGTGACGGCGGCCCGTCACGGGATCAATCTGATCGTTCACGTGAACCGGGACGGCTTGGAGCGGGGCGTCAGCCCCGTCACCCACGGGTCCAGAGTGCACACTGAGGTCATGAAGACCGAGGCACTCAAACAGGCCCTTGACATACATGGTTTCGACGCCGCATTCGGAGGTGCGAGACGCGACGAGGAGAAATCGCGCGCCAAGGAACGGATCTTCTCCTTTCGCAGCAGCACGCATCGCTGGGACCCGAAGAGCCAGCGGCCCGAACTCTGGAACCTCTACAACACCCGCGTGTTGCCCGGGGAAAGCGTCAGGGTGTTCCCGCTGTCCAACTGGACCGAACTCGACGTCTGGCAATACATCGAACGGGAGGACATTCCCGTGGTGCCGCTGTACTTCGCCGCCGTTCGCCCCACCGTGGAGCGTGGCGGCCTTCTGGTCATGGTTGACGACGAACGGTTGCCGCTTGACCCCGGTGAGACGCCGAGAGAGATGTTGGTCCGGTTCCGTACCCTGGGGTGCTATCCGCTGACGGGCGCAATCCCCTCCAGCGCTGCCTCGGTCCCGGAAATCATGGCCGAACTACGGCAGAGCCGCGCCTCCGAAAGGGAGGGCAGGGTCATTGACTACGACCAACTCGGCTCGATGGAGAAAAAGAAGCAGGAAGGGTATTTCTGA
- a CDS encoding HAMP domain-containing sensor histidine kinase, which produces MPPVPRFSLLRTAAVQLTLLYLVLVAITGSALLTLVHTMSVGLLNRETDESIQRELQFLSVQLRRGGPRTLRHIVEDRSYGQTTSLYLLSFAGQPAMTTGNLDSWPTVAADPNGWVNFSYSLPERGGLLETRAARAQVVLLQPDLRILVGRDVQGLQLIESRYTESFLWAGGIVLVLGFAGGALVARHSLVRVNRINSAARNVLEGDLTQRLPERGSGDELDRLAGTFNVMMERIEGLVKNLREVTDNIAHDLRTPLHRLRSGLEAALLDANDATKRQHALDRAIAEADQLIETFNGLLEIAQLESGVKPKFEPVDVALLVRELAEIYEPVADESGLALFVHVEEAPCVCFGHRTLLAQSLSNLLDNAIKYSSPGGSIRIAVRVAPSGDSELIIADDGAGIPETERQRVLDRFVRLSSSRDLPGSGLGLSLVAAVVRLHDGTLSLEDNVPGLRIRIRLPGTQSQRQPERL; this is translated from the coding sequence GTGCCACCGGTCCCGCGTTTCTCACTGCTGCGGACGGCTGCGGTACAGCTTACGTTGCTCTACTTGGTGCTGGTGGCCATCACGGGCTCGGCCCTTCTGACCCTGGTACACACCATGTCCGTCGGTTTGCTGAATCGTGAAACCGACGAAAGCATTCAGCGCGAACTGCAATTCCTGTCTGTCCAGCTTCGGCGCGGCGGGCCACGGACACTTCGTCATATCGTAGAGGATCGAAGTTACGGGCAAACGACCAGTCTCTATCTGCTCTCCTTTGCAGGTCAGCCCGCCATGACAACCGGCAACCTGGATTCGTGGCCAACGGTCGCCGCCGACCCCAACGGTTGGGTCAACTTCAGCTACTCACTGCCTGAGCGCGGCGGGCTGCTCGAAACCCGAGCTGCGCGGGCTCAGGTGGTCCTCCTTCAACCTGACCTTCGGATCCTGGTGGGACGGGACGTGCAAGGGCTCCAATTGATCGAAAGTCGCTACACGGAATCCTTCCTGTGGGCCGGCGGCATCGTCCTTGTCCTTGGCTTTGCAGGCGGCGCGCTCGTCGCCCGCCATAGCCTCGTGCGGGTAAACCGAATCAATTCGGCTGCCCGCAATGTGCTGGAAGGCGACCTGACCCAGCGCCTTCCAGAGCGAGGCTCCGGTGACGAACTCGACCGATTGGCCGGCACTTTCAACGTCATGATGGAACGTATCGAGGGGCTGGTGAAGAATCTGCGCGAAGTCACCGACAACATTGCGCACGATCTCCGTACTCCCCTGCATCGGCTGCGCAGTGGGCTTGAAGCCGCCCTGCTCGATGCGAACGATGCCACAAAGCGGCAGCACGCCTTGGACCGGGCCATCGCCGAGGCGGATCAACTGATCGAAACCTTCAACGGATTGCTGGAGATCGCGCAGCTGGAAAGCGGGGTCAAGCCCAAGTTCGAACCCGTGGATGTCGCTCTGTTGGTGCGCGAGTTGGCTGAGATTTATGAACCCGTAGCCGACGAATCAGGCCTTGCGCTCTTCGTCCACGTGGAGGAAGCCCCGTGCGTGTGCTTCGGTCACCGCACGCTGCTCGCGCAAAGCCTGTCCAATCTTCTGGACAACGCCATTAAGTACAGCTCACCCGGCGGCAGCATCCGCATTGCCGTCCGCGTCGCCCCGTCTGGCGATAGCGAACTTATCATCGCCGACGACGGGGCCGGCATTCCCGAGACGGAACGTCAGCGGGTCCTCGATCGGTTTGTCCGGCTAAGTTCCAGCCGAGATCTTCCCGGTAGTGGACTGGGGCTTTCGCTCGTGGCCGCGGTGGTCCGGCTCCACGATGGAACGCTGAGCCTGGAGGACAACGTCCCGGGCCTACGAATCCGGATCCGGTTGCCGGGCACCCAATCGCAGCGCCAGCCAGAGCGCCTGTGA
- a CDS encoding response regulator transcription factor, with amino-acid sequence MHILVVEDDTVAAEFLVNGLSELGHVVDHAADGLTGLDRALDTRPDALIVDCMLPELDGIAMVRQLRAKKIDTPVLFLSALREVDHRVRGLEAGGDDYVVKPYAFAEVRARLDALVRRHSSEVTASTLRLSDLELDRLKRTVMRAGKPIDLQPREFRMLEFLLENAGQVVTRTMLLEKVWGYHFEPKTRVIDVHISRLRAKIDRGYSEPLLQTIRGAGYSLRSSSTSC; translated from the coding sequence ATGCACATTCTCGTTGTGGAAGACGACACGGTTGCCGCCGAATTCCTGGTCAATGGTCTTTCAGAGCTCGGACACGTCGTTGATCACGCTGCCGACGGGCTGACCGGCCTGGACCGGGCACTCGACACGCGGCCTGACGCGCTGATCGTCGACTGCATGTTGCCCGAACTTGACGGTATCGCGATGGTCCGGCAGCTGCGCGCCAAGAAGATCGACACGCCGGTCCTTTTCCTATCGGCTTTGCGGGAAGTTGATCACCGGGTACGGGGCTTGGAGGCAGGAGGAGACGACTACGTCGTCAAGCCATACGCGTTCGCAGAAGTACGGGCCCGACTGGATGCTCTGGTACGGCGTCACTCTTCGGAAGTTACCGCTTCGACGCTACGACTATCGGATCTTGAGCTTGATCGCCTGAAACGAACCGTCATGCGCGCCGGCAAGCCCATCGACTTGCAGCCGAGAGAGTTCCGGATGCTGGAATTCCTGCTCGAAAACGCCGGCCAGGTCGTCACGCGCACCATGCTTCTCGAAAAGGTGTGGGGCTACCATTTCGAACCCAAGACGCGTGTAATCGATGTTCACATCAGTCGTCTGCGCGCCAAGATCGACCGCGGCTACTCCGAACCGCTCCTGCAGACCATCCGGGGAGCCGGTTACTCGCTGCGCAGTTCCAGTACGTCCTGCTGA
- the hspQ gene encoding heat shock protein HspQ, producing MQKLLQARAEFGLGQVVRHRIYPFRGVVFDVDPEFNNTEEWYQQIPEDLRPRKDQPFYHLFAESEEGPYIAYVSQQNLLPDTSSQPCLHPQIPRLFDGPEKGRYTLKPENVN from the coding sequence ATGCAGAAGCTGCTGCAAGCTCGGGCGGAATTCGGGCTTGGCCAGGTGGTCCGGCACCGAATCTACCCCTTTCGCGGCGTAGTCTTTGACGTAGATCCGGAGTTCAACAACACCGAGGAGTGGTATCAGCAGATTCCAGAGGATCTCCGTCCCCGCAAGGATCAGCCCTTCTACCACCTGTTCGCGGAGAGCGAGGAAGGTCCTTACATCGCCTATGTAAGCCAGCAGAACCTGCTTCCAGACACAAGCAGCCAGCCGTGCCTGCATCCGCAGATTCCCAGACTGTTCGATGGTCCAGAGAAGGGCCGCTACACGCTCAAGCCGGAAAACGTCAATTGA
- a CDS encoding 2-hydroxychromene-2-carboxylate isomerase — protein sequence MAKRVEFYFDVGSPSGYLAWTQLPAIAREAGAAIDYRPILLGGIFKATGNTSPAEVPAKGRYLSMDLARFARRYDVPLVYNSAFPINTIGLMRGAVAAQQSGQLEAYLDVIYPAFWARDVDLSKPEEVVRCLREGDLDAEFLMRRTQEDDVKLELRQQSDAAVARGLFGIPTMFVNDEMFFGQDRLEFVREALAE from the coding sequence ATGGCCAAACGGGTGGAATTCTATTTCGACGTCGGGAGTCCAAGTGGCTACCTCGCGTGGACACAACTGCCAGCGATTGCCCGCGAAGCTGGAGCAGCAATCGACTACCGGCCGATCCTCCTCGGCGGAATCTTCAAGGCAACGGGAAACACTTCCCCTGCCGAGGTCCCGGCCAAGGGCCGGTACCTGTCCATGGATCTTGCCCGGTTTGCCCGTCGCTACGACGTTCCACTCGTCTACAACAGCGCTTTCCCGATCAACACCATTGGTTTGATGCGTGGCGCCGTGGCCGCCCAACAGTCCGGCCAGCTGGAGGCCTACCTCGATGTCATCTATCCAGCGTTCTGGGCGCGGGACGTCGATCTCAGCAAACCGGAAGAAGTCGTGCGCTGCCTTCGAGAGGGCGATCTGGATGCCGAGTTCCTGATGCGTCGCACGCAAGAGGACGACGTGAAGTTGGAATTGCGGCAACAGTCGGACGCTGCCGTGGCACGCGGCCTATTCGGAATCCCCACGATGTTCGTCAACGACGAAATGTTTTTTGGTCAGGACCGTCTCGAGTTCGTCCGCGAGGCACTGGCCGAATAG
- a CDS encoding MmgE/PrpD family protein: MSSLTEQLVQFIEAKPIADADLAKASDYVLDALANTRAGQSTEPGRIIKAWGEAAGRDPGREAFQLGALTHILEADDLHRESVTHPGCVVVPAACALARSTGADGRTFLTAVLKGFEAMCRIGAAVGPTHYRTWHNTATCGPFGSAYAAGTLLGLDSQAMVHALGNAGTQSAGLWEFIASGAMSKHLHAGRAAEAGVVAAELAAHGFTGAPSILEGSRGFFAAACPDADPEAVLRAPDQPWQLHLTSIKPWPSCRHTHPAIDAALELAPHVDRFRKVEAWTYRAAIDVCDNVQPKTEYEAKFSLQHCIAAALMDKEVVFASFEAAARERHADLANRVVLASGPPYDEAYPRAWGASVRVELVDGRVLAAEREHALGDPDAPLSSRRLEAKARDLLALGGVDPEPVVRQVYGLRAGGSPVGLADLVT; the protein is encoded by the coding sequence ATGTCCAGCCTTACCGAGCAACTCGTTCAATTCATTGAGGCCAAGCCGATTGCCGACGCTGACCTTGCGAAGGCCTCCGACTACGTTCTCGATGCCCTGGCGAACACTCGGGCCGGCCAGTCGACCGAACCGGGGCGGATCATCAAGGCCTGGGGCGAAGCTGCCGGTCGCGATCCTGGCCGCGAAGCGTTTCAGCTTGGCGCGCTGACGCACATCCTCGAAGCCGACGACCTGCACCGCGAATCGGTCACACATCCTGGGTGTGTTGTCGTGCCGGCGGCGTGCGCGCTTGCCCGCTCCACCGGTGCCGATGGGCGAACCTTCCTGACGGCCGTCCTAAAGGGCTTTGAGGCCATGTGCCGGATTGGTGCCGCAGTCGGACCGACGCACTACCGCACCTGGCACAACACCGCGACCTGCGGGCCGTTTGGTTCCGCCTATGCGGCCGGTACCCTCTTGGGGCTTGATTCGCAGGCGATGGTTCACGCACTGGGGAACGCCGGTACGCAGTCGGCTGGGCTGTGGGAGTTCATTGCGTCCGGTGCGATGAGCAAGCACCTCCATGCCGGTCGCGCCGCGGAAGCAGGGGTCGTGGCAGCCGAGCTCGCGGCACATGGCTTCACCGGCGCCCCGTCGATTCTGGAAGGGTCCCGCGGCTTCTTTGCTGCCGCCTGCCCGGATGCTGATCCCGAGGCAGTGCTTCGAGCCCCGGATCAACCCTGGCAACTCCATCTGACGTCGATCAAGCCGTGGCCGTCCTGCCGACACACACATCCAGCCATTGATGCTGCCTTGGAACTGGCGCCGCATGTGGACCGGTTCCGGAAAGTCGAGGCGTGGACCTACCGGGCGGCCATCGATGTTTGCGACAATGTTCAGCCGAAGACCGAATACGAAGCAAAGTTTTCGCTGCAGCATTGCATTGCCGCGGCGTTGATGGACAAGGAGGTCGTGTTCGCCAGCTTCGAGGCAGCCGCCCGCGAGCGACATGCCGATCTTGCAAACCGTGTCGTGCTGGCGTCCGGTCCTCCGTACGACGAGGCATACCCTCGCGCGTGGGGGGCGTCGGTCCGCGTCGAATTGGTTGACGGGCGCGTGCTGGCGGCGGAACGGGAGCATGCGCTCGGCGACCCGGACGCCCCGCTCTCGTCACGGCGGCTGGAGGCCAAGGCGCGGGACCTTCTGGCACTCGGAGGAGTGGATCCGGAACCGGTGGTCCGCCAAGTGTATGGGCTTCGTGCTGGCGGATCGCCGGTCGGCCTTGCGGACCTCGTAACTTAG
- a CDS encoding cyclophilin-like fold protein — protein sequence MERIVVRINATELGMTARDTPTAKAILKELPLQAVAQTWGEEVYFRVPVSAPLEDDARDVVEKGEIAFWTGGSAIAIGYGRTPASRGDEIRLVTAVNVWADADGDPADLREVRDGDSVWIGLAREAD from the coding sequence ATGGAACGGATCGTGGTCCGGATCAACGCCACCGAACTCGGGATGACTGCTCGGGACACGCCCACTGCCAAAGCGATTCTGAAGGAACTTCCGCTGCAGGCAGTCGCGCAAACGTGGGGCGAGGAAGTCTACTTCCGCGTCCCGGTGTCAGCACCATTGGAGGACGATGCCCGCGACGTCGTCGAGAAAGGAGAGATTGCTTTTTGGACCGGCGGGTCGGCGATCGCAATCGGGTACGGCCGGACACCGGCGTCGCGCGGAGACGAGATTCGTCTGGTGACCGCCGTGAACGTCTGGGCGGACGCTGACGGCGACCCGGCCGATCTGCGGGAGGTACGCGACGGAGATTCCGTCTGGATCGGTCTAGCGCGCGAGGCTGACTAA
- a CDS encoding xanthine dehydrogenase family protein molybdopterin-binding subunit, whose product MAQFGIGQPVERAEDPRFLTGKGRYTADLSLPEQAWLHVVRSPMACADIRSISTEAASQAEGVLGVFTAKDLVEAGVGNLACLYVGKNRDGSDNLVPPRPALAGERVYYVGEPVAIVVAETANLARDAAELVEVDYEERPAVTDTAGATADDAPQIHEGIPGNLCFDWALGDEAKTDAAFEKARHVVSLDLVNNRLVPNPMECRAAVASYEEGSGFSITCGSQGVHLLQGQFASIFGVEADAVQVRTGDVGGGFGMKIFLYPEYIHVLFAARALGRPVRWVSERTEAFLSDTHGRDHVTRAELALDSDARFLGLRVHTIANLGAQCSNFGIFVPTLAGTMMLTGCYQTPAVYANVLGVYTNTPPVDAYRGAGRPEAAFVVERIVDKAARQLGLAPDEIRRRNFIRSDQMPYTTPMGEIYDSGNFVKNMDDAIARSDWAGFEQRRAASERSGRLRGIGMASYIEACSSGAPEEATIEIGTDGRARVLIGTQSNGQGHETAYRQIVSERLGLSFDQIDIVQGDTATIGYGGGTGGSRSVPVGGAALSDAAMQVIERGRSLAADQLEASMEDIEFQNGRFRVPGTDLEVSLGEASRRAADAGDPLAEAARWTPPAATFPNGTHVCEVEVAPETGALQIMRYTVVDDFGTVINPLLLEGQVHGGIVQGLGQALLEQTQYDSESGQLLSASFMDYTMPRADDAPHIDFTYNVVPSTTNALGMKGAGEAGAIGAPPAIINALVNALHGYGIEHVDMPATPERVWSLIDTGSRRAA is encoded by the coding sequence ATGGCCCAGTTCGGTATCGGTCAGCCCGTGGAACGGGCGGAGGATCCCCGATTCCTGACCGGCAAGGGGCGTTACACCGCCGATCTATCGCTTCCCGAGCAAGCCTGGCTGCACGTGGTCCGCTCGCCGATGGCCTGTGCCGACATTCGTTCCATCAGCACTGAGGCTGCATCGCAGGCCGAGGGTGTGCTTGGTGTATTCACCGCCAAGGACTTGGTGGAGGCAGGCGTGGGAAACCTGGCCTGTCTGTACGTCGGCAAGAACCGCGACGGATCGGATAATCTGGTCCCGCCGCGACCGGCGTTGGCTGGTGAGCGGGTTTACTACGTGGGTGAGCCCGTTGCCATTGTGGTGGCAGAAACGGCAAATCTTGCGCGCGACGCGGCGGAACTGGTGGAGGTCGACTACGAGGAGCGTCCGGCGGTCACGGACACGGCTGGTGCCACGGCTGACGACGCTCCCCAGATCCACGAGGGCATCCCCGGCAATCTCTGTTTCGACTGGGCCCTCGGCGACGAAGCGAAGACGGACGCCGCGTTCGAGAAGGCCAGGCATGTCGTTTCCCTCGACCTGGTGAACAACCGGCTGGTTCCGAACCCGATGGAGTGCCGTGCGGCAGTCGCCAGCTACGAGGAAGGCAGCGGTTTCTCGATTACCTGTGGTTCGCAGGGAGTCCATCTGCTCCAGGGGCAGTTCGCGTCCATCTTCGGTGTCGAGGCGGACGCAGTCCAGGTGCGAACCGGCGATGTCGGCGGCGGCTTCGGGATGAAGATTTTTCTGTATCCCGAGTACATCCACGTGCTGTTTGCCGCGAGGGCGCTGGGTCGTCCCGTCCGCTGGGTTTCCGAGCGTACCGAAGCGTTTCTCTCCGACACCCACGGGCGTGACCATGTCACCCGCGCCGAGCTGGCGTTGGATTCGGACGCGCGTTTCCTGGGGCTGCGGGTGCACACGATCGCGAACCTGGGTGCGCAGTGCTCCAACTTCGGGATTTTCGTGCCGACACTCGCTGGCACCATGATGCTTACAGGCTGCTACCAGACCCCCGCCGTGTACGCGAATGTGCTGGGCGTGTATACGAACACGCCGCCGGTGGATGCCTACCGGGGAGCAGGGCGCCCCGAGGCGGCGTTCGTGGTGGAGCGGATCGTGGACAAGGCCGCGCGCCAGCTGGGACTTGCGCCCGACGAGATTCGTCGCCGCAATTTCATTCGATCTGACCAGATGCCGTACACCACGCCCATGGGCGAGATCTACGACTCCGGGAATTTCGTCAAGAACATGGATGACGCTATCGCGCGCTCAGACTGGGCCGGCTTCGAACAGCGCCGTGCCGCGTCGGAACGCAGCGGCCGACTTCGCGGAATCGGGATGGCCAGCTACATCGAGGCATGCTCGAGCGGCGCGCCTGAAGAGGCGACCATCGAGATTGGCACCGACGGCCGCGCGCGCGTGCTGATCGGCACCCAGTCTAACGGGCAGGGCCATGAAACGGCCTATCGGCAGATCGTGTCGGAACGTCTGGGGCTCTCGTTCGACCAGATCGATATCGTCCAGGGCGACACCGCGACGATTGGCTATGGCGGAGGAACCGGTGGGTCGCGATCGGTTCCGGTCGGCGGTGCCGCCCTTTCCGATGCGGCGATGCAGGTGATCGAGCGTGGCCGGAGTCTTGCTGCCGACCAACTGGAAGCTTCGATGGAGGACATCGAGTTCCAGAATGGCAGGTTCAGGGTACCCGGCACGGATCTCGAGGTGTCCCTCGGAGAGGCCTCCCGGCGCGCCGCCGATGCAGGCGACCCGTTGGCGGAGGCTGCCCGATGGACTCCGCCGGCCGCGACGTTCCCGAACGGCACCCACGTCTGCGAGGTGGAAGTGGCCCCCGAAACCGGGGCGTTGCAGATCATGCGCTACACGGTCGTGGATGACTTCGGCACGGTCATAAACCCGCTACTCCTGGAAGGCCAGGTTCACGGCGGGATCGTGCAGGGCCTGGGCCAGGCACTGCTTGAGCAAACACAGTACGATTCCGAATCTGGTCAGTTGCTGAGCGCGTCCTTCATGGATTACACGATGCCGCGCGCGGACGACGCCCCTCACATCGATTTCACCTACAATGTGGTTCCGTCGACCACCAATGCGTTGGGCATGAAAGGGGCTGGGGAAGCGGGTGCCATCGGCGCTCCACCGGCCATCATCAACGCACTGGTCAATGCGCTTCATGGTTACGGCATCGAGCACGTCGACATGCCGGCGACGCCGGAGCGTGTCTGGTCGCTCATCGATACTGGCTCGCGTCGAGCCGCCTGA